A single Methylobacterium sp. 17Sr1-1 DNA region contains:
- a CDS encoding porin, protein MKLVKSLLLGSAAGLTVVAGAQAADLPIKKAAPVEFVRVCSAYGAGFFFVPGTDTCLRVSGRARFEAGYSQGYQRGSNNGDLMGYRGLGRLNLDARTQTAYGTLRAFVRFELASRTGAYLNSGTQQRIANAFPALGVDTFGRAQQYVNVDKAFIQFAGLTAGRAASFYDFYAHDFEIIGTSLGSDVSSTNLLAYTATFGDGFSATISIEDPTFRKNPLFGTATAGNAASQFAVFTAAAANLSPVVATNAAGVPIGEAFYDLRQTNRMPDFVGVLRYDAAWGSAQLSAAVHELNAQNASTVLTFGGAAIAPGTVVTPRVNTEYGWAIQGGLKFNLPFIAAGDALYLQGSYGEGAQIYTGYSQYIGTYTASAGNTQGSPFATYFTDAAVNPLTGKMELSTSWTVVGSYLHYWAPEWRSAIIGSYGEMSFGKTSRALLGGLNFNGLGNPVNSPGNFLFSAALRDTSQIVAGASLIWSPVKDLDIGVEGLYNRVDIKNGRVIDQNKAPGGVAAGVNAAGLPVAANGAILPTTNYADTFQVRMRVQRDF, encoded by the coding sequence ATGAAGCTCGTGAAGAGCCTTCTGCTGGGTTCGGCTGCCGGCCTGACCGTTGTCGCAGGGGCGCAGGCTGCCGATCTGCCGATCAAGAAGGCAGCGCCTGTCGAATTCGTTCGTGTCTGCTCGGCCTACGGCGCCGGCTTCTTCTTCGTTCCCGGTACCGATACCTGCCTGCGCGTCTCCGGTCGTGCGCGCTTCGAGGCCGGCTACTCGCAGGGCTATCAGCGCGGCAGCAACAACGGCGACCTGATGGGTTACCGCGGCCTCGGCCGCCTCAACCTCGACGCCCGCACGCAGACCGCCTACGGCACGCTCCGCGCCTTCGTGCGCTTCGAGCTCGCCTCGCGGACCGGCGCCTACCTGAATTCGGGCACGCAGCAGCGCATCGCCAACGCCTTCCCGGCGCTCGGCGTCGACACGTTCGGCCGCGCCCAGCAATACGTGAACGTCGACAAGGCCTTCATCCAGTTCGCCGGCCTCACCGCCGGTCGCGCGGCCTCGTTCTACGACTTCTACGCCCACGACTTCGAGATCATCGGCACCTCGCTGGGCTCGGACGTCTCCTCGACCAACCTGCTCGCCTACACCGCCACCTTCGGCGACGGCTTCTCGGCCACGATCTCGATCGAAGATCCGACGTTCCGCAAGAACCCGCTGTTCGGCACCGCCACCGCCGGCAACGCGGCGAGCCAGTTCGCGGTCTTCACCGCCGCGGCTGCCAACCTGAGCCCGGTCGTCGCCACCAACGCGGCCGGCGTGCCGATCGGCGAGGCGTTCTACGACCTGCGCCAGACCAACCGCATGCCCGACTTCGTCGGCGTGCTGCGCTACGACGCCGCCTGGGGCTCGGCCCAGCTCTCGGCCGCCGTGCACGAGCTGAACGCCCAGAACGCCTCGACCGTCCTGACCTTCGGCGGCGCCGCGATCGCCCCCGGCACGGTCGTGACGCCCCGCGTCAACACCGAGTACGGCTGGGCCATCCAGGGCGGCCTGAAGTTCAACCTGCCGTTCATCGCCGCCGGCGACGCTCTGTACCTCCAGGGTTCGTACGGCGAGGGTGCGCAGATCTACACCGGCTACTCCCAGTACATCGGCACCTACACCGCCAGCGCCGGCAACACCCAGGGCTCGCCGTTCGCGACCTACTTCACCGACGCCGCCGTCAACCCCCTCACGGGCAAGATGGAGCTGTCGACCAGCTGGACGGTCGTCGGGTCGTACCTGCACTACTGGGCGCCCGAGTGGCGGTCGGCGATCATCGGCAGCTACGGCGAGATGTCGTTCGGCAAGACCAGCCGCGCGCTGCTCGGCGGCCTGAACTTCAACGGCCTCGGCAACCCGGTCAACAGCCCCGGCAACTTCCTGTTCAGTGCCGCCCTGCGCGACACCAGCCAGATCGTCGCCGGCGCGAGCCTGATCTGGTCGCCGGTGAAGGACCTCGATATCGGCGTCGAGGGTCTCTACAACCGCGTCGACATCAAGAACGGCCGGGTCATCGACCAGAACAAGGCTCCGGGCGGCGTCGCTGCCGGTGTGAACGCCGCCGGCCTGCCGGTGGCCGCCAACGGCGCGATCCTGCCGACCACCAACTACGCGGACACGTTCCAGGTCCGCATGCGCGTCCAGCGCGACTTCTAA
- a CDS encoding polyhydroxyalkanoic acid system family protein — MAKPLVVVIPHQLGRAEARRRLENGIGQAKEMLQKAGLSMADATWSGDRLSFLVAAMNQRVDGDIDVDEDSVRVEVRMPLLLSLFAHKVQQIVSQNGAKLLTKQ; from the coding sequence ATGGCAAAGCCCCTGGTTGTCGTGATTCCCCATCAGCTCGGCCGGGCCGAGGCCCGCCGCCGGCTGGAGAACGGGATCGGCCAGGCCAAGGAGATGCTGCAGAAGGCGGGTCTCAGCATGGCCGACGCGACCTGGAGCGGCGACCGGCTCTCGTTCCTGGTGGCCGCCATGAACCAGCGGGTCGACGGCGACATCGACGTCGATGAGGATTCGGTGCGGGTCGAGGTGCGGATGCCGCTGCTCCTGTCGCTCTTCGCCCACAAGGTGCAGCAGATCGTCAGCCAGAACGGCGCCAAGCTCCTGACCAAGCAGTAG
- a CDS encoding SCO family protein → MPLTPRMRRAAIPLLVFALGLAVLGLTASLMLGRPATGTSAVGGPFTLVNQDGRTVTDRDFSGKPHLVFFGFTHCPDICPTTLQQISDVLAALGPQGRDVKALFVTVDPERDDPKALKEYLSSFDPRIVGLTGSPEAVAATVKAYRAYSRKVPLKEGDYTMEHTALVYIMDGRGHFVGALNLMRPAKDAAAEVARQL, encoded by the coding sequence ATGCCCCTCACGCCCCGGATGCGCCGCGCCGCGATCCCGCTCCTCGTCTTCGCCCTCGGCCTCGCGGTTCTGGGCCTCACCGCCAGCCTGATGCTCGGCCGCCCGGCGACCGGCACCAGCGCGGTGGGCGGGCCGTTCACCCTCGTGAACCAGGACGGCCGCACCGTCACCGACCGGGATTTTTCCGGCAAGCCGCACCTGGTGTTCTTCGGCTTCACCCACTGCCCGGACATCTGCCCGACCACCCTGCAGCAGATCTCCGACGTGCTGGCGGCGCTCGGGCCGCAGGGTCGCGACGTGAAGGCTTTGTTCGTCACCGTCGACCCCGAGCGCGACGATCCGAAGGCGCTCAAGGAGTATCTGTCGAGCTTCGATCCCCGCATCGTCGGCCTGACCGGCTCGCCCGAGGCGGTGGCCGCCACCGTCAAGGCCTATCGGGCCTACAGCCGCAAGGTACCGCTGAAGGAGGGCGACTACACGATGGAGCACACGGCGCTGGTCTACATCATGGACGGACGCGGCCACTTCGTCGGCGCGCTCAACCTGATGCGCCCGGCCAAGGACGCCGCCGCCGAGGTGGCGCGCCAGCTCTGA
- a CDS encoding ATP-binding cassette domain-containing protein: MAAPPLLTLQGIALTFGGTPLLAGADLSLSPGDRTCLVGRNGSGKSTLLKVAAGLIEPDKGLRFVQPGTTVRYLAQEPDFSGHATTLSFVEAGMGPGDELYRARYLLESLGMTGEEDPSRLSGGESRRAALAQALAPEPDILLLDEPTNHLDLPAIEWLEAELKGSRSALVLISHDRRFLESLSRATVWLDRGTTRRLDQGFSAFEAWRDQVFEEEERDRHKLDRKIAAEEDWLRYGVTARRKRNVKRLAGLHELRRKAREHRGPVGAATLTVSETEASGALVVEARDVSKSYGDRAIVRDLSLRIAKADRLGIVGANGTGKTTLVNLLTGRLEPDSGVVKVGANVTLNLLDQRRSALDPERTVADVLTGGGSDSVQVGGQSRHVVGYMKDFLFSPEQARTPVRVLSGGERNRLLLARALAEAGNLLVLDEPTNDLDLETLDLLQEMLGEYAGTLILVSHDRDFLDRVVDTVLVSEGEGRWVAYAGGYSDMVAQRGVGVQARGVVAPKGAKDVAREAPKATASRPSAKKRLGFNEQHELKTLPSRIAALEGNRAKLRAALDDPTLYARDPARFEAISRTLATTEADLAGAEERWLELEMMREELEG, from the coding sequence ATGGCCGCTCCTCCGCTCCTCACCCTCCAGGGCATCGCGCTCACCTTCGGCGGCACGCCGCTGCTCGCCGGGGCCGACCTCTCGCTCAGCCCCGGCGACCGCACCTGCCTCGTCGGCCGCAACGGCTCGGGCAAGTCGACCTTGCTCAAGGTCGCCGCCGGCTTGATCGAGCCCGACAAGGGCCTGCGCTTCGTCCAGCCCGGCACGACCGTCCGCTACCTCGCGCAGGAGCCGGATTTTTCCGGGCACGCCACCACCCTGTCCTTCGTCGAGGCGGGAATGGGGCCGGGCGACGAGCTCTACCGGGCGCGCTACCTGCTCGAGAGCTTAGGGATGACCGGCGAGGAGGATCCGAGCCGGCTGTCGGGGGGCGAATCGCGCCGCGCGGCGCTCGCCCAGGCGCTGGCGCCCGAGCCCGACATCCTGCTCCTCGACGAGCCGACCAACCACCTCGACCTGCCGGCGATCGAGTGGCTGGAGGCCGAGCTGAAGGGCAGCCGCTCGGCGCTCGTCCTCATCAGCCACGACCGGCGCTTCCTCGAATCCCTGTCGCGGGCCACGGTCTGGCTCGACCGCGGTACGACGCGGCGGCTCGACCAGGGGTTCTCCGCCTTCGAGGCCTGGCGCGACCAGGTGTTCGAGGAGGAGGAGCGCGACCGCCACAAGCTCGACCGCAAGATCGCCGCGGAGGAGGACTGGCTGCGCTACGGCGTGACGGCGCGGCGCAAGCGCAACGTCAAGCGGCTCGCCGGCCTGCACGAGCTGCGCCGCAAGGCCCGCGAGCATCGCGGCCCGGTCGGTGCCGCGACCCTGACGGTGAGCGAGACCGAGGCCTCCGGCGCCCTGGTGGTCGAGGCGCGCGACGTCTCCAAGTCGTACGGCGACCGCGCCATCGTCCGCGACCTGAGCTTGCGCATCGCGAAGGCCGACCGGCTCGGCATCGTCGGCGCCAACGGCACCGGCAAGACGACGCTCGTCAACCTGCTCACCGGCCGCCTCGAACCCGATTCCGGCGTGGTGAAGGTCGGCGCCAACGTCACCCTCAACCTCCTCGACCAACGCCGCAGCGCCCTCGATCCCGAGCGCACCGTCGCGGACGTGCTGACCGGGGGCGGCAGCGACAGCGTCCAGGTCGGCGGCCAGAGCCGGCACGTCGTCGGCTACATGAAGGACTTCCTGTTCTCGCCCGAGCAGGCGCGCACGCCGGTCCGCGTGCTCTCGGGCGGCGAGCGCAACCGCCTGCTCCTGGCACGGGCGCTGGCCGAGGCCGGCAACCTCCTCGTCCTCGACGAGCCGACCAACGACCTCGACCTCGAGACCCTGGACCTGCTCCAGGAGATGCTCGGCGAGTATGCCGGCACCCTGATCCTGGTCAGCCACGACCGCGACTTCCTCGACCGGGTGGTCGACACGGTGCTGGTCTCGGAAGGGGAGGGGCGCTGGGTCGCCTATGCGGGCGGCTATTCCGACATGGTCGCCCAGCGCGGCGTCGGGGTGCAGGCGCGCGGGGTCGTGGCCCCGAAGGGCGCGAAGGACGTCGCCAGGGAGGCCCCGAAGGCCACGGCGTCCCGCCCGTCGGCGAAGAAGCGCCTGGGCTTCAACGAGCAGCACGAGCTCAAGACCCTGCCGTCCCGGATCGCGGCGCTGGAGGGCAACCGGGCGAAGCTCCGCGCGGCCCTCGATGACCCGACCCTCTACGCCCGCGACCCCGCCCGCTTCGAGGCGATCTCCCGCACCCTGGCGACGACCGAGGCCGACCTCGCCGGCGCCGAGGAGCGCTGGCTCGAGCTCGAGATGATGCGCGAGGAGCTGGAGGGCTGA
- a CDS encoding gamma-glutamyltransferase family protein, producing the protein MSFVTPDSFTTRPEIDGTFGVVASTHWIATAVGMGVLERGGNAFDAGVATAFVLQVVEPHLNGPGGDVPVILHDVRVGHPQVVCGQGPAPQAATIAHLRDDLGLDLVPGTGLLAPCVPGTFDAYMLILRDHGTWRLADVLEAAIGYARDGFPLVERVSATIATVEGLFREHWPSSAATYLGGGGVPAPGTLFTNPVLAETYARIVREAAGGSREQEIERARRIWSQGFVAEAIDAFCRGEPVMDVTGTPHRGLLTGADMAAWQASVEAPIGYEYGRYTVLKAGPWTQGLATLQQLALLKGFDLDRLDPAGPDFIHLQVECAKLAFADRDTFYGDPAFVDVPVQTLLSDAYNAERRGLVTETASLEQRPGTIPGFGKALDARVSSGARTAVGSSGAGEPTVGKIEATVPPDDARSGVVRGDTVHFDIIDRHGNMIAATPSGGWLQSSPVIPALGFCLGTRAQMFVLDESHPAALAPGKRPRSTLSPTMALRDGAPYLAWGSPGGDQQDQWIPQFFLRHVHAGMNLQAAIDAPAWHTEHFPSSFWPRTARPGVVVVENRISPGTIAELRRRGHVVEVGSDWSEGRLTAASRDGRRLRAAANPRGMQGYAAGR; encoded by the coding sequence ATGAGCTTCGTCACCCCCGATTCCTTCACCACCCGCCCCGAGATCGACGGCACCTTCGGGGTCGTGGCCTCGACGCACTGGATCGCCACCGCGGTCGGCATGGGCGTGCTGGAGCGGGGCGGCAACGCCTTCGATGCGGGAGTCGCCACTGCCTTCGTGCTCCAGGTGGTCGAGCCACACCTCAACGGGCCGGGCGGCGACGTGCCGGTGATCCTGCACGACGTCCGGGTCGGGCACCCCCAGGTGGTGTGCGGGCAGGGCCCGGCGCCGCAGGCCGCCACCATCGCGCACCTGCGCGACGATCTCGGCCTCGACCTCGTACCGGGCACCGGGCTGCTCGCGCCGTGCGTGCCGGGCACCTTCGACGCCTACATGCTGATCCTGCGCGACCACGGCACCTGGCGCCTCGCCGACGTGCTGGAGGCGGCGATCGGGTATGCCCGGGACGGCTTCCCGCTGGTCGAGCGGGTCTCGGCCACCATCGCCACCGTCGAGGGGTTGTTTCGCGAGCACTGGCCGAGCTCGGCGGCAACCTATCTCGGCGGCGGCGGCGTGCCCGCGCCCGGCACGCTGTTCACCAATCCGGTCCTCGCCGAGACCTATGCCCGGATCGTGCGCGAGGCCGCCGGCGGCTCGCGCGAGCAGGAGATCGAGCGCGCCCGGCGGATCTGGTCGCAGGGCTTCGTCGCCGAGGCGATCGACGCCTTCTGCCGCGGTGAGCCGGTGATGGACGTGACGGGGACACCCCACCGCGGCCTCCTCACCGGGGCCGACATGGCGGCCTGGCAGGCGAGCGTCGAGGCGCCGATCGGCTACGAGTACGGCCGCTACACCGTGCTGAAGGCCGGACCGTGGACGCAAGGGCTCGCCACCCTGCAGCAGCTGGCCCTCCTCAAGGGTTTCGACCTCGACCGCCTCGACCCGGCGGGACCCGACTTCATCCACCTTCAGGTCGAGTGCGCCAAGCTCGCCTTCGCCGACCGGGACACGTTCTACGGCGATCCCGCCTTCGTCGACGTGCCGGTGCAGACCCTGCTGTCGGATGCCTACAACGCCGAGCGGCGCGGGCTCGTCACGGAGACCGCCTCGCTGGAGCAACGGCCCGGCACGATCCCGGGCTTCGGCAAGGCCCTCGACGCCCGGGTGAGCAGCGGCGCCCGCACGGCGGTCGGCAGTTCCGGCGCCGGTGAGCCGACGGTGGGCAAGATCGAGGCGACCGTCCCGCCGGACGATGCCCGCTCAGGCGTGGTGCGGGGCGACACGGTCCATTTCGACATCATCGACCGGCACGGCAACATGATCGCCGCCACGCCGTCGGGCGGCTGGCTGCAATCCTCGCCGGTGATCCCGGCGCTCGGCTTCTGCCTCGGCACGCGGGCGCAGATGTTCGTGCTCGACGAGAGCCATCCGGCGGCGCTCGCCCCGGGCAAGCGGCCGCGCTCGACCCTCTCGCCGACGATGGCCCTGCGCGACGGCGCGCCCTACCTCGCCTGGGGCTCGCCGGGGGGCGACCAGCAGGACCAGTGGATCCCGCAATTCTTCCTGCGTCACGTCCATGCCGGCATGAACCTGCAGGCGGCGATCGACGCGCCGGCCTGGCACACCGAGCACTTCCCGTCCTCGTTCTGGCCGCGCACTGCCCGGCCGGGCGTCGTGGTGGTGGAGAACCGGATCAGCCCCGGGACGATCGCGGAGCTGCGCCGGCGCGGCCACGTCGTCGAGGTCGGGTCCGACTGGTCGGAGGGGCGGCTCACGGCGGCGAGCCGCGACGGCCGCCGCCTGCGGGCGGCGGCCAACCCGCGCGGCATGCAGGGCTACGCCGCCGGGCGGTAA
- the serA gene encoding phosphoglycerate dehydrogenase — MADKLSLPKDKIRVLLLEGINDSAVSLMEAAGYVTVTRLAKALDPADLHRALKGVHILGIRSRTQLDEAAFEAADRLMAVGCFSVGTNQVDLDAGRRRGIPVFNAPFSNTRSVAELVIGEIVMLLRRIVPRSVSAHAGGWDKSANGSFEVRGKTLGIVGYGNIGSQLSNLAEAMGMRVIFHDLTDRLRHGNTEPVDSLDALLAQSDVVSLHVPETASTHNMIGEAQIRAMKPGAYLINNSRGTVVDLDALASALKDGHLRGAAVDVFPVEPKSNSERFVSPLQGLENVILTPHVGGSTEEAQERIGAEVARKLVDYSDIGSTVGAVNFPQVQLPARPTGLRFIHVQRNLPGMLGRLNETFARKHINIAAQFYQTDGEVGYVVVETDATDVDPEALLEELRSIDGTIRARLLYERR, encoded by the coding sequence ATGGCCGACAAGCTCTCACTGCCCAAGGACAAGATTCGCGTCCTGCTGCTCGAAGGCATCAACGACAGCGCGGTGTCGCTGATGGAGGCGGCCGGCTACGTCACCGTCACGCGGCTGGCCAAGGCCCTCGATCCGGCCGACCTGCACCGGGCGCTCAAGGGCGTCCACATCCTCGGCATCCGCTCGCGCACCCAGCTCGACGAGGCCGCCTTCGAGGCCGCCGACCGGCTGATGGCCGTCGGCTGCTTCTCGGTCGGCACCAACCAGGTCGACCTCGACGCAGGCCGCCGGCGCGGCATCCCGGTCTTCAACGCGCCGTTCTCCAACACCCGCTCGGTGGCGGAGCTCGTCATCGGCGAGATCGTGATGCTGCTGCGCCGCATCGTGCCGCGCTCGGTCTCGGCCCATGCCGGCGGCTGGGACAAGTCGGCGAACGGCTCGTTCGAGGTCCGCGGCAAGACGCTCGGCATCGTCGGCTACGGCAATATCGGCTCGCAGCTCTCGAACCTCGCCGAGGCGATGGGCATGCGGGTGATCTTCCACGATCTCACCGACCGCCTGCGCCACGGCAACACCGAGCCGGTGGACAGCCTCGACGCGCTGCTGGCGCAGAGCGACGTGGTCTCGCTGCACGTGCCCGAGACGGCCTCGACCCACAACATGATCGGCGAGGCGCAGATCCGGGCGATGAAGCCGGGCGCCTACCTCATCAACAATTCCCGCGGCACGGTGGTCGATCTCGACGCCCTCGCCTCGGCCCTGAAGGACGGCCACCTGCGGGGTGCGGCCGTCGACGTCTTCCCGGTCGAGCCGAAATCGAACAGCGAGCGTTTCGTCTCGCCGCTCCAGGGGCTCGAGAACGTCATCCTCACCCCCCATGTCGGCGGCTCGACCGAGGAGGCGCAGGAGCGCATCGGCGCCGAGGTGGCGCGCAAGCTCGTCGACTATTCCGACATCGGCTCGACCGTCGGCGCGGTGAACTTCCCGCAGGTGCAGCTGCCGGCCCGGCCGACCGGCCTGCGCTTCATCCACGTGCAGCGCAACCTGCCGGGCATGCTCGGGCGCCTCAACGAAACCTTCGCCCGCAAGCACATCAACATCGCGGCGCAGTTCTACCAGACCGACGGCGAAGTCGGTTACGTGGTGGTCGAGACCGACGCGACCGACGTCGATCCGGAGGCCCTGCTGGAGGAGCTGCGCTCCATCGACGGCACGATCCGGGCGCGGCTGCTCTACGAGCGCCGCTAA
- a CDS encoding OmpA family protein gives MRSIGWLAGLPLLAGAWVTATTVAEPQLESALEAPAGMIVSRTGRDGAEPWLRVEARGRDLVASGEAPMQAALDEARAALAAVPGHRRILDRLGLVAEVSPFTWAVVHRTPDRLDLIGHRPAEIGRAALAETLSAGLPAGLSLRDAARAARGAPDNFSEGARFLIAQAQRLKPGATAAMSDRTLSVHGEAASVEAYAGLKADLARPPAGFTVGEVAVEPALVSPFTWSASRGPDGIRLDGYTVSEADRAAILAAARLLADGAPVTDTMRTARGLPAGIDARALTDRAFAALALVREGSVSLDGSALSIRGAAIDGQAVREADSLAGALPAGVSRGTVDLTASRVSPYLVTVRRGPDAFTLTGHLPDAEARAAIRAALRPSLYGERIVDRTRLAEGAPPALLDGLTAGIGILAQLAEGEVTVRDQTLRIAGEGLYPESARRIAAEAARIAPPGWRIDVAVEGRGAAPVRDPAACRETFAALAAEPTLRFDPGSADLKAAFYPVLDEVAGLARACPQARIEVAGHDDPPGTVPPPAPKEAPAPAKPKPSGKPGKQAEKPAPKPADTPAMPDPGLPQRRAAAIVDYLLKAGIPADRIAAAPAEAAADRRAVAFALRS, from the coding sequence ATGCGCTCGATCGGCTGGCTCGCCGGCCTTCCCCTTCTCGCCGGCGCGTGGGTCACGGCCACGACCGTCGCCGAGCCGCAGCTCGAATCCGCCCTGGAAGCGCCCGCGGGGATGATCGTGTCGCGCACCGGCCGCGACGGCGCCGAGCCCTGGCTGCGGGTCGAGGCGCGGGGCCGCGACCTCGTGGCGAGCGGCGAGGCACCGATGCAGGCCGCCCTCGACGAGGCCCGCGCCGCCCTCGCCGCCGTGCCGGGCCACCGCCGGATCCTCGACCGCCTCGGCCTCGTCGCCGAGGTCTCACCCTTCACCTGGGCGGTCGTCCACCGCACGCCGGACCGCCTCGACCTCATCGGCCACCGCCCGGCGGAGATCGGCCGCGCGGCGCTCGCCGAGACCTTGAGCGCCGGCCTGCCCGCCGGGCTCTCCTTGCGCGACGCCGCGCGGGCCGCCCGCGGCGCGCCCGACAATTTCTCGGAGGGAGCCCGCTTCCTCATCGCGCAGGCGCAGCGCCTGAAGCCCGGCGCCACCGCGGCGATGAGCGACCGCACCCTCTCGGTCCACGGCGAGGCGGCGAGCGTCGAGGCCTATGCCGGCCTCAAGGCCGACCTCGCCCGGCCGCCCGCCGGCTTCACGGTCGGCGAGGTCGCGGTCGAGCCGGCCCTGGTCTCGCCCTTCACCTGGTCGGCGAGCCGCGGCCCCGACGGCATCCGCCTCGACGGCTACACCGTATCGGAGGCCGACCGCGCGGCGATCCTGGCCGCCGCGCGGCTCCTCGCCGACGGCGCCCCGGTGACCGACACGATGCGCACCGCCCGCGGGCTCCCCGCCGGGATCGACGCGCGGGCGCTGACCGACCGCGCCTTCGCCGCCCTGGCACTGGTGCGGGAGGGCAGCGTCTCCCTCGACGGGTCCGCCCTGTCGATCCGGGGTGCCGCCATCGACGGCCAGGCCGTGCGCGAGGCCGATTCCCTCGCCGGCGCCCTGCCGGCCGGCGTCTCCCGCGGCACGGTCGACCTGACGGCGAGCCGGGTCTCGCCCTACCTCGTGACGGTCCGGCGCGGGCCGGACGCCTTCACCCTCACCGGCCACCTGCCGGATGCCGAGGCGCGCGCCGCGATCCGGGCGGCCCTGCGCCCCTCCCTCTACGGCGAGCGGATCGTCGACCGCACCCGCCTCGCCGAGGGCGCGCCGCCCGCCCTCCTCGACGGCCTGACCGCCGGGATCGGCATCCTCGCCCAGCTCGCCGAGGGCGAGGTCACGGTGCGCGACCAGACCCTGCGCATCGCCGGCGAGGGGCTCTATCCCGAGAGTGCGCGCCGCATCGCCGCGGAGGCCGCCCGGATCGCACCCCCCGGCTGGCGCATCGACGTCGCGGTGGAGGGCCGCGGCGCCGCCCCGGTCCGGGATCCCGCGGCCTGCCGCGAGACCTTCGCGGCGCTCGCCGCCGAACCGACCCTGCGCTTCGACCCCGGCAGCGCCGATCTGAAGGCCGCCTTCTACCCCGTCCTCGACGAGGTCGCGGGCCTCGCCCGCGCCTGCCCGCAGGCCCGGATCGAGGTCGCCGGCCACGACGACCCGCCCGGCACCGTTCCGCCGCCCGCCCCGAAGGAGGCGCCGGCACCCGCCAAGCCGAAGCCCTCGGGGAAACCCGGCAAGCAGGCCGAGAAGCCCGCGCCCAAACCCGCCGACACGCCCGCGATGCCCGATCCCGGCCTGCCGCAGCGGCGCGCCGCCGCGATCGTCGATTACCTGCTCAAGGCCGGCATCCCGGCCGACCGGATTGCCGCCGCGCCGGCGGAGGCCGCCGCCGACCGCCGGGCGGTCGCCTTCGCCCTGCGCTCGTGA